The Coregonus clupeaformis isolate EN_2021a chromosome 35, ASM2061545v1, whole genome shotgun sequence genome includes the window tttattttttgggggttgttagggttatattaataatttaaggggggaagccttaggctatacagtctaaaataacatagttcacaataaaggaatataaaaggatTGATATAGGGgtaaaatagtaatcctttaattaaagtaGGGTTAGAAAGTAGGGTTacaaaaactaatggcagaagttagtacacctttctcacatacggattcagcaaaaagacacccaccttatgagaaggaagctttcagtgatcatctaggagggtgattatggcatcagagatgaagacgaatacaagcagaaacgacgataaagatgaatccaaaactccagaaggaagaaaaaccgagatgtctgggaagttaaagatgagtgatgatgaagatgagtgatgatgaagaggttatgcatgggtggatatgactctgtgatcagaaggaagttggcaagagagaaacgaagaaggatacgcgagatttgatctctgatgaaagttgaacgaagaaggagacaagagattcgagttctgatgaagaaagcgatgaagatttggagatgaagggtgctttatgttcaagaggattttatcctccaatgactggcgaagaagaaataggagatatagaccgatgcttatcatgcctggataaagcaaatagtttagaagtaacacagctgaagagacgaaggggggtgcattgctgagggaatcgattagagaagaagagaaaatagctaacaattgaagtaaaaacaaccgaccattagaagtgatagtgaataggggaaaacttatctgggttcagcctaaagaggttaaacatctcactaattgcTAACTAATTAGGATaaggatttgaggtagtaaagcagttaatcaaaatagacatactaatattagaagatactgttattgcagtgttgggaagagaattgaattgtacaataagatgtacactagacggctgtctattaagacaatctgtctgaaaagttaaaaggggtgactgtttattcggggttacattcttacactaagagatttcaggctaggctaaaaggtgtttagtcggttttgccaagtctgtgtgtaatgagtcagaagcaggtggggaactttcccaatcacatattctacaaatttggtggtaagggattttgtgaaaatcaggggaaaaggttttaaatgttatgagagaaaagattagattaaaagaagttaggagtagattagggttgaaggaactctgagacagtaagctaagtttcaaagttagtagtaagacagagagagaacagtgaggaaggacattttaaagtttagtgggaagatatggtaggagtttagatcggttaggagcagatgcattgagaaagtatgtgttgctgaatgataagagaagattgagggtgattgagtatctatatttacagttcccagcaggaagatcaaggtaattataggtgtattttgtgtaatcaaatgtttgaaagtcagggatttagagaaaggactgagatttggggaaaaagtgacactagtggtgatagatggaagtacaagcaaagacaacttttttATTTGGGGAAACTAGAAGCAACAATAAGGACAttcacacttcagtctattataacaacagtgagaagcaagttaactctttcaacattgataggtattaaagtcataaatatatcgcatttgattataagggaaccaatacagcaccaattttagggggaaaaatacttattagggtttaggatggggacgttcctcccatatggagagataattatggagaataagtattgttatcaggaccaggagtagaagctgttgcacctagtcaaaggagggatagtttgtacaacgatatgaagtggaagaggttaggagtgactgttcacttatttggcgtaatgttacagagaaaggtcagggagaatatatgtgtacttatctagtgcaagcattagaagttgttccggttagGAAGTATTGGTTGAAGgactatgtaattcataaagtaacgcttataatggaagagttaaggtttgtagcctccacagtcaccaaaggagttcaggaagagtagattacagtcactccaacagtagataatacagaGGATAATAggaacttttgcactagaagtaattagggttgatacagcaattaagtcaactactttaatggtaactttggaagggattagtgatacgatggcaatagcaaaagagggagtatgacatcgacaacaacttttctgaaattaaatggggaattttagactcatgggttatgttacggatggagagtgctgtcaatgatagtacgaatggggttaaaataggagaacagatagtagtagagagaatatagattcataaTGGAGATACAGGATGagatctttgattttgatgacagaccaggagaggtatctgatcagtaccgctcgttagggaagagagaaactaaagggagtggtttgattcttctgttgtgaagattagagatagatgggcaggttccagcagctcattctgtaagatcagtgaggaattttgagggtccatgtctggttagaattccagtcaaacatgttagagacggtcgttcgacctttatcaagggtgtgtcagtattatgctttgtcatgactatggtatcagcaacaatcagtaacagataaaataatgtcattgtcagaacagtggtttaagcctaggtttaagtgttcttggttaaattaattaccctatgggaattgttaaatgggaaaggaaaatcaggtaacaacggaatcctgaagtattcaggtgaaacattgagggctaaaagttgtttttgttctaataaaacatatgaggtaaagggtatgtttatgggaagattagattgggatgttatatgataactttggatgagcatgaacataaggttagagatgacaaatataatgtaatttttaataTACCAGggagtaagaagagcaggactttgatggttgaatgattagcttttgactgacaatgtaactattgggaattttagagatattttgagggtttggggtgataaaatatatattcttacattatggatggaaaggattttgttacatgtcaacgttgaagcttccataggAGGCTTTTAttattaaaagaggggtagcaccgaacacagatcaatttcaaactagagttcaaaataagatgaaaagggacatgtcatagtcttcaagcctatcattgaaggatgaatctaagggagaaggggggactttattcatggtatggtgtaacatttgggaagatcatattgataaatattagttatactttgagtccagatagttcagataagatcactggggttatagatgcattataagggatgtgtttgggagatctgagaagatttggttgcaagatcaattaggccagtaggggcagtgatgggtcagattttagtttcagctttgataacactgtgtgatgtttgtaatttgttactgacctttgagaaagctttgatattgagataggttggagagtgattcctggagacaacactcagatgccggtgttgactgttccggatctggaggaagatggatggactactgatggataaatatcattttgatgatttttcaatttttttttttcaatattggggtgatgttggtatgatttatgaatcaaaggggggaataggtttatgtgattcatgcatcatttatatatcattttttaaattcttaggtgaaattgaggtttaatttgaaagtgtttgttttgcaaaagatactgtttggtcgtttattttcttttcattccagaagcatttgggagaacatgtggagattgaaatactcaaacaaagacaatatgaagggacaatatgactggaggagatgaaacaaggagggtgtggctgattccatcatcaatagtccattggaagaggagactacagggagattaagtgtagtggactacattccagtgtctgcaatgaaatatagacatgtgtaatacataattgtgtaatagcctcagggattaattttgtagaatgatgtttgatgttattgaatacatgtgaggatcttagatgtttttgtttatttcgtgaatgtttagggacagagaggctaggaagggagagtttcGTTGtccggtccaatgggttgaccagccgtacaatggatgtttatggataggattttgtttgcaggggcttacatgtgtatttaattgcatcatagtttcaaaatgcatttacatggtttatgaggttatctggagtaccgacggtggttgcctggggcagagggaccgtgagagaattttactgtcttgattgatggatggatatctgaaaagatggctgccggacagtttttcgctcttacactccatacagatttcttcatatgtcatagtaatgtattcacacttcataaacagttattgcatagaaaggtatttacactctagaggagaatgtttttggtttaatgttaaagatactcaataagataaatggttactagtcataatcctattctgtttgttttcgagacgtttagttcgtctcgaaggagggggggaatatgtagtgtattaaaattatgtctttgttaaatgtttttcatgaagaaatggaatgttggttatgttagtatcaaaaggcaatgttgAGTATAATGttacatataatagacaggaagtgtgttgtaaactggtgattggccagaagagggagccacccctctttttgcattgtttataaataagggggttaggcgaggaagacgtcagaacggccatagcaatcggggagccgttctccggacaccgcgggtctgtacctatgctgtaaTCTCGTGGTTTtaataaaggcctttgaacacgatACAGCTTAAGGGGATTCTTTGATCGACAGCAATACCCACCCGCATTCGACACGATACCACACTATTCTGAAACCCTTTCCCCCATCCAGTTTTctatgggctcattgtaatgaagGATTTACCCCTTTGCCCTGACATTGGCAGGATGTTTTTACACAATGAAGTGCATCCTCCATTTTGCCTTTTAAAAAGGAAACTGTTCTGATAAGTGTGACTCATGTTGCAATGTCCTACATCTGTCAAATATGAATCATTCCCCTTCTGCTGGTACCCTGCTGTGGTTGCCAGATGATTAGTTCGctaaagttgttgtttttaattagGCTATGCAACACGTTTCATTTCATTTCGCAGTATTTCATGCACCATAACCGTCCACTAGAGGGTATGGTAGCATATTTCACATTTTAGTATGAATCCCACAAATGTGTAAAGCTCTAAATCAAAACATTACCTTGGACCTTAGTTAAATAAGAAGTACTGACAACATAAACATTATGGAAAGTGGtaaaatatttatttaaagaAATGAACATacaataataattattataataatactaatactatTGTGTTATATCTTTTGACATATTTAtttatccccccccaaaaaaaataaataaataaataaataggctacaGAATACAGAATGAAATATAAGATAGAAAATGAAAAAACATGTTCCTATAAGTTAAAAATGAACAATGGTgaccctggccatgaccccactccctgcgggtgtctcaggaggagttgggatatgcaagaaacacatttccattacacaTTTGTACAAGAAACACCCACAGgagacaaatataagcacccccaaattattattatcatgcctttccctaaccttaacccaaacatTAACCTCAGTCAAACAATATCTAAACTTAACCTAACCCTCgttcctaaacctaaccttaacctcaattAATTTTTAGCGCTATGACTAAATTCTGTTTTTCTTCTGCCGGTCGAATATCCACTTCCTAGTTTTATACATTGGGACGAACTTCAGCATAGTTTTTAATGACCCCTGAGAAGCGAATGACTTTGACCTCTTTGGTTTTGGCCTTGAAGTCCTGCCACAGGTACTCTGGAGACAACACCTTGCTGGGCTTGTTGTAGAGCAGATACCTGTTGAGGTGGCTCTCCTCCTGCCAGGCTGCCTCGATGGAATTCCCCGCATCCACCTCAAACCGGTTCCGACATACCTTTGTTAGTGTGTACACATCCTCCACGAACCCTCCGATCATAGCCCCACCATAGTAGTAGTCACCCTCATCCATGGGGATGTAGGCCGTCGAGGCTGGACGCCGTTCGTACGGGAAGCGGTCACGGGTCTGCTCGTAGTAGCCTGGGTGTATCACAGCAACCAGCCTTCCAAGAGACTCGGCCCCCCAGCGAGAGTGGAACTTGCTGTCCACGTCCAGACAGAAGATGTAGTCGGCCTCCCTGCTGATCTGACGTTCGATGGTGGTCTGGATGATCTCCATCCTTCGGGCTGATATCTCCTGCCAGCGGTTTGAACCTGGGACCTGGATCACACTCAAATGTCTCCCCTGAGTCAGGTTCACTGAAGGAACATCGTGTGGACGATCAGTGAAAACATAGTAGCGCACGTTGAAGCCGACCATGAAGTGCTTCTCCGCTGTCTCCAGAAAATCTTGGAGAAAGCTGACGTATCTGTCAGTATTTAAAAACATACATAACATAAGGATtaataagtgccttgctcaaggacacaacgGCAGTAGTTCGCAGCTGAGATTTTGATGCCAGCAACCCTCTGTAATTGATggagcagcaggtagcctagcggttaagagctttgggccagtaacgGAAAGGTCACTGAGCCAAGGTGGAAAcatctgctgttctgcccttgagcaaagcagttaacccccaacaacaactgctccctgtgCGCCGATGATGTCATTAAGGCAGCAGCCCCCGCACCTCTCTCATTCagaagggttgggttaaatgtggaagacacacttcagttgaatgcattcagttgtgcaactgactaggtattccCTTAACTGCATCATCATTTGCATAAGACATTATACCACTTTCTGACCAGTATACAGTCTAGCAGATAATACATGAAGTATTACAATTATTCACGTGTTCCAAGGCATGTATCATGAACTCATTATATTTTATTACATCAGGTACTTATGTCCTTATAGTTGCAGTGTTGCAAAAGTATTGATAGTTCAATTTCCCTTTTGAATATTTGTCAAAAGTTGTACTCACTTTCCAACGGCAAACACTGTGGTTGCTATGGTGAGGTTCATGGGCTTGAATATATTGTCGACGAGCACAGGGTCAAAGGTGCCTTCCCAGACGATGGGCGCCAACCATGGGGTCACTGCCACCACATCAGTACGTCTAGAGAAACAGAACAAGGTCCAGCCTGACTGTGTTGTACTGACCAGAGCCATGATATGACCTCAATATTTCACTATTGTACTGGCAATTAAAGGACCTTTGTTTCAAGGTGTGGTATATTAGGCTACACTTCCCCACACTGATGTGTCAGACACTAACAGTATAGTTTGTCAGCTAATATGTCTTTAACGTAAGATAAAAATGCTGCTTACCCCACCAAGACACTGGGCTGCTTGTACAATAGCCTGGGAGAACAAAATGTAGTTAATTACTTAATTATAATGAAGAGATGGGCTGATGTTGGTCGTATTAGATAGACCTGTAATAGTTGTACTACTACAGAACATATACACGAATAGAACTACTGCCCCAACCACCATGCTATAAACTAAACACATACAGTATCCCATCAACAATTCATGCAAGGCAATAAAAGATGACGCTGATGTACAATGCTATGACATAAAAGGACCACTATTTTGATTGATTGTCAGTGCTTTTTCAGAAGATTTTTGTTAGGATTGATGTGATAGCATGATACCATACTGCTGTGGTGAATGATGGTAGAGTAAAATACAGATACACACTTTTCAGGAGAGATCATGTTCCGTTCTCTGCTCCTGAACATGGGCTTACTCAGGCTGTATGAATAGAAGAACATagaaaaaagaaaacaaacaCAATGAAGATCATAAAAACTAGAAAGGGTACTTTTTCATGAAGAAAAATTGTGTGACTCGCTTCAGCTGTCCAGAAGTATTTTTATGTTAGCGGAAGGAGTTTAGAAGTTTAAATTGTTAGAGGCTAGTATAGACAATTAGAGGCTAGTGTAGTAGTGACTGTATTATAAATAGTAGTGGGATAGTAGCTATTagtgcaggggttcccaaacctttttggCCCACGACCCCATGTGAAAACAATTATGTAATTAACTGCCaatttttacttttttatttgggactatggcagtcaattgaaaaacattctaacattatttctgattgtcttctcaactcaccatcacatacttttaatgtggaGCTATGACActcaattgcaaattagtctgacataatgtctcttatctcaccaccactaatgagatgggtgtgcttgatgcatgtcgcgtcggtgcttctcaaagtcagggggcgtggtcAACAGTACGCACCTCATTcctgctgtcacatccaacctggatcgatatttggttttaatgcagacgagagcactgaatccagcttcacacagataaGAGCTGGCGAAGTGTACCATGAGTTTTAATGCTCAGAAGAAGACGGCAGGGTTTTCCatttgagtcaggaaccaaaactccttCATAGTGACCCGTGAATGCGTTGTCTGCAACATTCGGTCATATGACAGCTAGAacagctgttcgatttcacttaccggcACGTTAACTGAGCCAGGATCACTATCAAACAGACTGGGAAGTAGGTCCAAAAGTGCTTTTCCAAGCGGGTCCGATGTCGCCCGAGTTCTCTCGGAGGTCACCAAGGGCTGTTGAGTCGTCTCCTCCGGAGCCCATGCAACTGGGCAGGGCTAGATTGTCTCCTGCTGAGTGCTTACGCAGACTAAACACCCAGAGCTGTATGTTTTGTGGAGCTATGGGACATTTTTAATCTACCTGCCCATTAAAAAACCAGGCTCATCAAGTAGGTACTAGTACGCTGGTGAGCCGTACGGGGAGTTTCCCATCTTCCATTTCTCATACCCCTCTCCATGCTACCCTGTTGTGGGGTGACCGGTCCAATCTCTCATTGACTCTAGGGCCGACgagagctttatggacgctaccctggtgTCGGAGCTGGGAATCCCCACAcaacccctctccattcccatggacatcAGAGCGTTGGATGGACGCTCTATTGGCGGAGTCACCCACACTACGTTTCACATGAACCTGAGAGTGTCAGGTAATCACAGTGAGTCTAGACAGTACCTGCCCATTGAATCCTCGCATGCACCCGTGGTTTTGGGGTTTTCCTGGCTCCAGAGGCACAATCCTCTGATCGACTGGGCTACTGGTTCTATCCTGGGTTGGTACCCGTTTTGCCATGCACATTGCCTGAAGTCGGCGTTGCCTGACCCGGGACGTCTTCCTGCGGGCTTGGGAAAAGCCCCGGACTGCTCTGCCATTCCtgcggagtaccaggacctccgggaggtttTCAGCAAGGCTCGTGCCACCTCGCTTCCTCCGCATCGGCCCTATGACTGCGCCATCGACCTTCTCCCGGGCACTACACCTCCTCGGGGCGGCATTATTCCCTGTCAGGTCCAGAGACCAAGGCGATGGAGACGTATATTGATGACTCCCTGGCTGCAGGGGGTATCcatccttctgcctcccccgccggcgcagggttcttctttgtggagaagaatgGCAAAACCcgtgtatcgactaccggggcctgaatgacatcacggttaaaAACGTTATCCGCTTCCACTCATCGCCTCGGCTTTCAAGCTTCTCCAGGAGGCTACCATCTTCTCCAAGTTGGACCTCCGGAACGCCTACCATCTGGTACGGATActggaaggggatgagtggaagaccgaCTTTAACATGGGTAGTgggcactacgaatacctggtgatgccgttcggactgaccaatgctcctgctgtgttccaggccctggtaaAAACAACTTTCTCCGGGACATCTTGAACCGGTTGGTATTCGTCTACTTTGATGACAATCTCATGTTTTCCCACTCGGCTCAAGAACATGTCTTCCATGTCAGACAAGTCCTCCAGCTTCTCCCGGAGAGCCAGCTGTTCGTCAAAGCGGGAAAATGCGAATTTCATcgctccaccatctccttccttggatacgtCATAGCTGCAGGCAACATACAAATGGATCCTGaaaaggtgagagcggtggtggattggccgcAATCCacctccagagtgcagctgcaacgccTCCTGGGGTTCGCCTATTTCTACCGCCGGTTCATCCGGGGCTACAGCCCCCCCTGTCAGCGCTCACCTCTCACAAGTTCCCGTTTATGTGGTCTCCAGCAGCAGACCAGGCGTTCTTAGACCTCAAGCACCAATACACTACCGCCCCCATCCTAATCCATCCAGATCCGTCCCGGGAATGCTGCGCCTCACGGACATGGTTATCTATcgccccctctaaccagtgcctccactcctccaatgcTATCTTCACCACAAGTAGTTCCCGGTTACCCATGTCGTAATTCCTTTCCGTGGGGTTGAGACGATGGGAAAGGAatcttctgttgccccgtaccctccgtatacaacccacttttcatgtgtctaggattaaaCCTATGTCTCACAGCCTTATCTCCTGTCTCCTGTTGATTcggtcactcatctgtagaaagtttttttgtttttccCCTGCATGCTTGATTTCAGTTtgttcagtttcccaaatataTCTGAtacataggcaaggagacacATTTTCTTTTTATTAAACAAAGTCAATCAAgtccattgtgaatgacaacagttccttTCTCAATGCGAAacatctttccaacactccccctcgataAGCATCAAGTCTCAATGcgaaatagaacattgtcatgctctgatcccatatctccacatagttttgcgaACAGGCGTGCGCACAGTGGATGTGatttgatgtagtttacaatcgaagttacctgctgcagtacactaaagtatgtggacaccccttcaaatgagtggattcggttatttcagccacacccgttgctgacaggtgtataaaatcgagtacacagccatgtaatctccaaagacaaacattggcagtagaatggccttactgaagagctcagtgaattgcaacgtggcaccgtcataggatgccacctttccaacaagtcagttcgtaaaatgtctgcccggctagagctgcccggtcaattgtaagtgctgttattgtgaagtggaaaagtctaggagcaacgacggctcagctgcaaagtggtaggccacacaagctcacagaacaggaccgctgagtgctgaagcgcgtaaaaatcgactgtcctcggttgcaacactcactattgagttccaaactgcctctgggatcaacgtcagcacaagacctgttcctcgggagcttcatgaaatgggtttccatggccgagcagcatcggcttgagtggtgtaaaacttgccaccattggactctggagtattggaaaacgcgttctctggagtgatgaatcacgcttcaccatctggcagtccgactgacgaatctgggttcggtagatgacattctagacgattctgtgcttccaactttgtagcaacaatttggggaaggcctgtttcagcatgacaatgcccccgtgcacaaagcgaggtccatacagacatggtttgtcgagatcggtgtggaagaacttgacaggcctgcacagagccctgacctcaaccccatcaaacacctttgggatgaattggaatgccaactgcgagccaggcctaatcgcccaacatcagtgcccaacctccctaatgctcttgtggctgaatggaagcaagtccccgcagcaatgttccaacatctagggtaaagccttcccagaagagtggaggctgttatagcagcaaaggggcgaccaactccatattaatgcccattattttgaaaagagatgttcgacgagcaggagtttagtgagtcctccagatcagaggcagtagggataaccatggatgttctcttgataagtgcatgaattggacaattttcctgtcctgttaagcatAAAAAATTTAACTAACACTTttgtgtgtcagggaaaatgtatggagtaaaaagtacattattttctttaggaatgtagtgaagtaaaagtaaaagttgtccaaaatataaatagtaaagtacagatacccaaaaaaactagttaagtagtactttaaagtatttactTTTAAAAGCCTATACTTTTACAATGGGTTCACCGTGGTTCTGTGTAGCCTAGTTATGCTAATATATTTGATTCCAGTGTATTGCAGTCAATTTCATCTTTAACTTCTTTGAATTTTGTCTGAGTTTGTTGACAAAACAGACCATAGGACGACTTTTCACACAGAGATGTGGGTCTGTGAAAACTATGCAATTATTTTGGAGACAGATTTATATCAGTGAATGTCATCTATTAATTTACTGTTATAGTATTTCTAAGTAGCAGTCAATGCAGCCCATGCGGCAAATATAAAACAGCTGATTGTTGAGTTGTGGCTGTCAATGAACAGCAGGCAGCAGCTAGAAGGTATTTGggcaatatttcaaaatacaattgcAAGAAAAATCTGTGTGAATAGGTGAGTGCCACTGGAAAGTTggtggactataatttcctcttCATATTGTAGGCCTAAGATCTGTGTACCCACTCTTTTCATTGGCCTATGCTATTTGTTGCATTTAAGACATGTGTTGTTTGTTTTATTGATCTCAGTATGTAATTGTCAGAGTAGCTTGTTattttgatcatttgtgtgatATGAAAAAATATGATTTTAATGTCTCCGGTtatgtaaaatgacgtagaattgcaggaaatgattTTAGAAAAGGCCCTTTTTTTCCTTGGGC containing:
- the LOC121551555 gene encoding globoside alpha-1,3-N-acetylgalactosaminyltransferase 1 encodes the protein MRFTSNVKSYVLLLIVGIFLLLGYVYFNFFSESLNRDIPIDEDQKSTSLSKPMFRSRERNMISPEKLLYKQPSVLVGRTDVVAVTPWLAPIVWEGTFDPVLVDNIFKPMNLTIATTVFAVGKYVSFLQDFLETAEKHFMVGFNVRYYVFTDRPHDVPSVNLTQGRHLSVIQVPGSNRWQEISARRMEIIQTTIERQISREADYIFCLDVDSKFHSRWGAESLGRLVAVIHPGYYEQTRDRFPYERRPASTAYIPMDEGDYYYGGAMIGGFVEDVYTLTKVCRNRFEVDAGNSIEAAWQEESHLNRYLLYNKPSKVLSPEYLWQDFKAKTKEVKVIRFSGVIKNYAEVRPNV